The Rhodothermus marinus DSM 4252 DNA segment AGAAGCGGTCCTGAACGAACTGGAAGTAGAAGCCGCCGATGACGCAACGGCCCGTTACCACACGGTGGGGCCGGGTGAAACGCTGTGGGATATTGCGCGGCGCTACGGCCTTTCGGTGACGGAACTCCGACGGCTGAACGGCCTGCGCACCGCCACAATTCGGCCCGGGCAGCGGCTTCGCGTGCGATAGCTCAGCGGCGGAACAGGTTCTTCACCACGAACCAGACGTTCTCCTTGCGCTCGCGCAGTCGCCGGTAGAAGTAGGGCAGCCACTCGGTCCCGTAGGGCACGTACACGCGCATCCGGTAGCCCTGGCGGACCAGCTCACGCTGCGTTTCGGGCCGGATACCGTAGAGCATCTGAAACTCGAATCGATCGCTCCCGATCTGGTGCTCGGCGGCAAAGCGCTTGGTGGCCTCGATCAGCACGTCGTCGTGCGTGGCAATGCCCGGATAGCGCCCTTCAAGCAGCAGGCGCTGCATGTACTCGATGAAACGAGCACGGATGGTCGGCATGTCCTGGTAGGCGATCTCGGGCGGTTCCTTGTAGGCACCTTTGCAGAGGCGCACGCGCGCCTTCAGTTCACACATGCGGGCAATGTCGCGGGCGGTGCGCTTCAGATAGGCCTGGAGCACCGGGCCCACATGGTCGGGGTAGTCCGGGTAGACCTGCTCGAAAATCCGGAGCGTGGACTCGGTCAGGTCGCTGCCTTCCATGTCGAGCCGGATGAACACGTCGCGAGGCCGGGCCGCTTCGAGGA contains these protein-coding regions:
- a CDS encoding proline dehydrogenase family protein, whose amino-acid sequence is MPVKLPFVLARRFVAAESLEGTLPVLRQLCAEGLYVTVDRLGEYVHDRQQALATRDAYLGLIDVLANERDAGRLRDANVSLKLSSLGQKIDEAFCLDNLHQLLEAARPRDVFIRLDMEGSDLTESTLRIFEQVYPDYPDHVGPVLQAYLKRTARDIARMCELKARVRLCKGAYKEPPEIAYQDMPTIRARFIEYMQRLLLEGRYPGIATHDDVLIEATKRFAAEHQIGSDRFEFQMLYGIRPETQRELVRQGYRMRVYVPYGTEWLPYFYRRLRERKENVWFVVKNLFRR